The genomic interval CTGCATTATGCCGCCGAGACAAAGCTGTTCCTGCCGGTTGAGAACATCGAGCTGCTGTCGCGTTACGGATCCGACCAGACCACGGTCGAGCTCGATCGCCTCGGCGGCTCCGGCTGGCAGACGCGCAAGGCAAAACTGAAGAATCGCATCCGCGAGATCGCGGGCGAGCTGATCAAGATCGCCGCCGAGCGGATGCTGCATGAGGCGCCGAAACTGCCCGTGCAGCCCGGGCACTATGACGAGTTCTGCGCCCGCTTCCCTTATGACGAGACCGAGGACCAGCTCGGCGCGATCGAGTCCACGCTGAAGGACCTGGAGCGCGGCCGCCCGATGGACCGGCTGATCTGCGGCGACGTCGGCTTTGGCAAGACGGAGGTGGCGCTGCGCGCGGCGTTTGCGGTGGCGCTCGAGGGCAAGCAGGTGGCGGTCGTGGTGCCGACGACACTGCTGGCGCGCCAGCATTACCGGACCTTCACTGAACGCTTCCGCGGCTTCCCGGTGAACGTCGCGCAGGCCTCGCGCCTGGTCCCGACCAAGGAGCTGAACCAGGTCAAGAAGGGGCTGACCGACGGCTCCGTCGACATCGTCGTCGGCACCCATGCGCTGCTCGGCAAGGCGATCAAGTTCCGTGACCTCGGCCTGCTCATCGTCGACGAGGAGCAGCATTTTGGCGTCAGCCACAAGGAGCGGCTGAAGGCACTCCGCTCCGAGGTGCATGTGTTGACACTCTCGGCGACGCCGATCCCGCGCACGCTGCAACTGGCTCTGACCGGCGTCCGCGAACTCTCGATCATCGCCTCGCCCCCGGTGGATCGTCTTGCGGTCCGCACCTTCGTCGCCCCCCACGATCCCCTGATGATCCGCGAGGCGCTGCTGCGCGAGCGCTATCGCGGTGGTCAGGCGTTCTACGTCGTGCCGCGCATCGACGATCTCGCAGAGGTCAAGGACTTCCTCGACAAGAACGTGCCGGAGATGAAGGTCGCCGTCGCGCACGGGCAGATGCCGCCCGCCGTGATCGAGGACATCATGACGGCGTTCTACGACGGCAAGTTCGACATTTTGCTGTCGACCACGATCGTGGAATCCGGCCTCGATATTCCCAATGCCAACACGCTGATCGTGCATCGCGCCGACATGTTCGGCCTTGCCCAGCTCTACCAGCTCCGCGGTCGAGTCGGTCGCTCCAAGCTGCGCGCCTATGCGCTGTTCACGCTGCCGGCGCAGCAGAAGATCACGGCGCAGGCCGAACGTCGCCTTACCGTGCTGCAATCGCTGGAGACGCTGGGTGCGGGTTTTCAGCTCGCCTCGCACGACCTCGATATCCGCGGTGCCGGCAATCTGCTCGGCGAGGAGCAGTCAGGCCACATCAAGGAGGTCGGCTTCGAGCTCTATCAGTCGATGCTGGAGGAGGCGATCGTCAACCTCAAGGCCGGCGTGTCCGAGCCCGCGGCCGACCGCTGGTCGCCGCAGATCACCATCGGCATGCCCGTGCTGATCCCGGAAGACTACGTCGGCGATCTCTCGGTGCGGCTGTCGCTGTACCGGCGGCTGGCCGATCTCGACACCGAGGAGGCGATCGAGAATTTTGGCGCCGAGATGCGCGACCGTTTTGGCGTCTTGCCCGACGAGGTGCGCTATCTCTTCAAGGTCGCCGCGATCAAGGCGTTCTGCCGCAGCGCCAATGTCGAGAAGGTCGATGCCGGCCCGAAGGGCGCGGTCATCAGCTTCCGCGACAACTCGTTTGCCTATCCCGATCGGCTCGTGACCTTCATCCGCAGCCACGGCCAGGCCGCAAAAGTGCGGCCGGACATGAAAGTGGTGTTCTTCCAGGATTGGGAGACGCCGGAGGAGCGGCTTGCCGGCACGACCGAGATCCTGCGGCAGCTCGCGGGTCTCGCCACGAGCAAGAAGGCCGCGTGATTCCGACCAGGGGTGCACTCATGAGGCCGATGAGCCTAGGCAGAGTTGGCACGTCCGTTTTTCTCTTGAAAGCGGTCGTTGGTGAGGCACGAGGGCATATCGGCAAGGGCCAACAGTCCACGCTCTGAAGAGGAGCGCATCTCCTTTCCATCATCTACCCAGCTCAAGCGAAAAGATCAGGAACGCAATCGTATTGGTTGATCGCCGGCCGTCGCCATCTACCGATGCTACGCTTGAGTTTCAAAGAACCATGAAGCTGGACGATCACATTGGGCGGATTTTAGCCAAACCCCGGAAGCTTCTACGCAGATCTCATTGCAAGGACTGGGACAGCATTCACGTTGGTCCATGTTCGAGGGATGGGCCAGCAACCGTGCTGGAGGTTTTCCAAGAGCGACCCCAAGGCGAGTTGTCATTTTGTCGGCAATGCTATCGACGGAAAAAACGTTGCCATCGAACTAAAAGTGCGGCCGTCAGGAAGCTTGGGCATCTACTCAGGCGAACTGCGCGTCTCTCGCGATAAGGTCGGGCATGAGGAGTTTGGCTGGGTTCAATTGGATAGGGTTGTCGTGAACCTCGCACCGGAGATTGCTCCGCACGTGCTAGAAGCGGCGGCGAATGGCATGAGAGCCGCGCTCAGTGGATCGGCGTGGCAACTAACCCGGACAGGCGCCGATGGGATACGGAAGCATTTCGAGGCAAATGCTGAGACATTCGGAGCGGCTCGCGAGGTTACCGTGCTCGATAGCGCAACGGCCGTGTTTAGAGCGACGCAGGTCGTCAGCCCGTCAAGCTGGATGGACAGCCTAACCTACCTATTTCGAGTTCAGGACGCGCCTCTTCCGGTCGAATTTGTCAGAGAGTGATGGGCGAAACCCCAAAACCGCAAATTTGGGTCAAAACGCGAAAGCCTCAACGCGAGCAAATTCCGTCCGCTAAGCCCATTGAATGGACCTCAAAGGAGGCTTCAATGATCCTCCCCGTTGAAGAGATGCCCCAGATCACGAACAGGGCATCGCGGAGGGGCTGCCTCCCGTTGGCCATGATTTCGAGCGTATATTCGCCAAATCTGAGCGATGGCAGGGCAGTTGCAGTGACGGCTCAGTCCCACAAGACCGCAGAAGAGGAGTACGAGGAGCAGGTTCGCATCCTTGTCCGTATCGTTTCATCCTGCACTTTGGGGCTTTTCGCTTTCGCTGCGGGCTTGCTGATTGGGACCTTTCTGTTCTCGTGATCGAAGATGAATGGCCGGCCCTCCGGGCAGGTTCTATTTGATTTGGGCTTCACGAAAGTTACAAGTTTCGCTTTGCCATGGATTTCGCATACGCCGTTGGACGACAACGGCTTGATCCATGTCGTTAAGCGTCAGCTGGAACATGCCTCCTTCGGAGGGGGCGACAAGAGCAAAAGTCCCAGCCCGCAATGGCAAGACCGGTCCGCTTCCGAAAGCAGACATCAAACGTCTATAAGACCTACGACGCCGCGCGCGGAGCGTCGGCGTAGATGCGGGACAGCAGCGTCTTCGCGGTGTCCGACGGCGACAGCGAATCCACGCTGACCACGGGCTCGCTGCGCGGCTCGCGCTTGCCGTTGGAGGTGTGCCGCATCACCGCGGACAGGCGGCGCGCGATCATATGGGCGGTGCGGAAATCGGTTTCCGCAAATACCACGATCACCGAGCCGTCCTTTTGGGCGGCGCCAAAATCCATCTGGCGCATCAGGCGGCTGAGGATGCGCGCAGCGTCGAGCTGGGCGCGGGGATTGCGCGGGTCGAAGGCGAAACGCGCCACTGAAAGCCCGCCGCCGCGTGACAAGGTCTGCTCCACGGCCTTGGCGAAGTCGCGGCCAAACGCTTCCGGCGTCAGCAGGCCGCTGCGCGGATCGAGCCAGCCGCCGGCGTCGATCGAGCGCAGCGTGCGGCTCAGTTGCGCCTCGAAGGCATGCTGGCGGATCAGCGGCAGCGCGGCGGCGGCGATCTTGGCGGGCTCGCCGGCGATCAGCTCGAGATTTGGAAGATCGTGCTGGATCGAGAGCTGCTGCGCCGTGACGACCACGGGCAAATTGCGGAAGCGGGTGTCCTCGGCGAGCACCGTGATAAATGCGTCGGCCACCCGCGCGGAAAACCCTTCCGCAAGCACGACGCCGTCGATGTCGCGGGTGTTGAGATGTTTCGCGGCAGCCTCGATCGAGAGCGCACCGACCACGCCGGTGCGCTCGCCGAGCGCGACGGAGAGCGCTGGGTAAGCGGAGCCGCGGCCAATCAGCAGCACGGTCGCATCGCGCGCCGGATCGGTGTCGGGGAGCGAGATCGGCGTCGTCACCTCCGGCAGCCGGCGCAGCACGGTCGCATGCAGCGTGCGTACACGCATGGCGGCGCGCAGCCGTGCGACCAGGCGGTCGGAATTGGCGCCGCGCAAGGAGAACGGCAGCGCGTTGTGCGGAAGCGAGCCTTGCGCATCCACCGCGACGAAGGGAAGGTAGAGCTGCTGGTCGGCGATCGCCCTGGCGACACCGGCAAGATGCGCCTCGTGTCCGCCCGAGAGCGAGGCGAGGACGGCGGCAGGTTGCACCTGCGCCACAGCACTTGCGGCGTTTGCCCAATCGCTGTCGATGACGGGGAAGAGTCGGGCCTCGTCCAGCCCCGAGATATAGGTTGGCCGAGGGGTATTCGAGACGAAGAGGATCGGGCCCGCCTGGGACATCGCAAACTCGGATGACGCAATTAAACGAGCG from Bradyrhizobium arachidis carries:
- the mfd gene encoding transcription-repair coupling factor, which translates into the protein MKPQSKSPAELLAPGRALTLANVAEGAEGLVVSDLARAIAARPKKPAVSLAVVCRDGPRMQQLERALQFFAPDLPVLLFPAWDCQPYDRVSPHGGILAQRLTTLARLASLTGSDKPLIVLTTVNAMVQRVPSRDLVAAQALSLAPGNVVPMDTIVAWLEHNGYNRSSTVREPGEYAVRGGILDLFPAGLDQPVRFDFFGDSLESIRSFDAETQRTLLDMRSLDLVPISEFQLVTDTIRRFRMGYVAEFGAPERDDALYEAVSEGRRHPGMEHWLPLFQERMDTLFDYLQGAPIAIEPQAEDAVRERFKQILDYYQARRDALEHPAGGAIYKPLPPDRLYLTEEEWGKRIADMALARLTQFSVPADGVSIVDAGARKGRDFAPERNDTTVNVFEAVVSHVQALHAERKKVVVALWTEGSRDRMASMLRDHKLTHTTSVNTWRTVQATPRNETMLAVLGLEAGFETDAIAVISEQDILGDRLVRPRKASRKLDNFISEVTSLAAGDIVVHVDHGIGRFIGLQTLDVAGAPHDCLELHYAAETKLFLPVENIELLSRYGSDQTTVELDRLGGSGWQTRKAKLKNRIREIAGELIKIAAERMLHEAPKLPVQPGHYDEFCARFPYDETEDQLGAIESTLKDLERGRPMDRLICGDVGFGKTEVALRAAFAVALEGKQVAVVVPTTLLARQHYRTFTERFRGFPVNVAQASRLVPTKELNQVKKGLTDGSVDIVVGTHALLGKAIKFRDLGLLIVDEEQHFGVSHKERLKALRSEVHVLTLSATPIPRTLQLALTGVRELSIIASPPVDRLAVRTFVAPHDPLMIREALLRERYRGGQAFYVVPRIDDLAEVKDFLDKNVPEMKVAVAHGQMPPAVIEDIMTAFYDGKFDILLSTTIVESGLDIPNANTLIVHRADMFGLAQLYQLRGRVGRSKLRAYALFTLPAQQKITAQAERRLTVLQSLETLGAGFQLASHDLDIRGAGNLLGEEQSGHIKEVGFELYQSMLEEAIVNLKAGVSEPAADRWSPQITIGMPVLIPEDYVGDLSVRLSLYRRLADLDTEEAIENFGAEMRDRFGVLPDEVRYLFKVAAIKAFCRSANVEKVDAGPKGAVISFRDNSFAYPDRLVTFIRSHGQAAKVRPDMKVVFFQDWETPEERLAGTTEILRQLAGLATSKKAA
- a CDS encoding GGDEF domain-containing protein, whose product is MSQAGPILFVSNTPRPTYISGLDEARLFPVIDSDWANAASAVAQVQPAAVLASLSGGHEAHLAGVARAIADQQLYLPFVAVDAQGSLPHNALPFSLRGANSDRLVARLRAAMRVRTLHATVLRRLPEVTTPISLPDTDPARDATVLLIGRGSAYPALSVALGERTGVVGALSIEAAAKHLNTRDIDGVVLAEGFSARVADAFITVLAEDTRFRNLPVVVTAQQLSIQHDLPNLELIAGEPAKIAAAALPLIRQHAFEAQLSRTLRSIDAGGWLDPRSGLLTPEAFGRDFAKAVEQTLSRGGGLSVARFAFDPRNPRAQLDAARILSRLMRQMDFGAAQKDGSVIVVFAETDFRTAHMIARRLSAVMRHTSNGKREPRSEPVVSVDSLSPSDTAKTLLSRIYADAPRAAS